A genomic stretch from Xiphophorus maculatus strain JP 163 A chromosome 14, X_maculatus-5.0-male, whole genome shotgun sequence includes:
- the LOC102218471 gene encoding LOW QUALITY PROTEIN: PC-esterase domain-containing protein 1A-like (The sequence of the model RefSeq protein was modified relative to this genomic sequence to represent the inferred CDS: deleted 1 base in 1 codon): MVTKSQARQLLHNKFVVILGGSVQRSMYKDLVVLLQTDHHLTLSQLKSKGEFSFEKDTLVEGGCLGPMTNGTKYKEVRQYRSSHHLLRYYFLTRIHSPYMKSILEDFRHGLKPDVVIVSSCVWDLTRYGLQSVAEYKENLIRFFSEIKTIACHNCLIVWVLAMLLGSKIKGGFLAPEVRVIITCFIYSMKLADFIGLDVVYLHFYFRHASTTTCQDGIHWDAVTHRRISSLLLRHVADAWGVELYSRPQQVSLHHRGGLERCQIAPHWFFQRPPPHSGLKTKTELAQFDLHNASCMKYYLYLLCRYIKIFIQVFTPELPQSCWSHRKWQHSDTLDRFQLPPPITELCCTCQCSSSCPACMLSTPDPSLQRFSSTRGRPFSTQSPQPGLQTLPCVRMLQSHQYRPQIRAERSHMGPQLRSDGRFHPHFQCDTRFLRRRWRGMVSRSHPYPHHPLRVTSRHASYGW; encoded by the exons ATGGTAACAAAGAGCCAAGCCAGGCAGCTTTTACACAACAAGTTTGTGGTCATTCTAGGTGGTTCGG TGCAACGCTCCATGTATAAAGACCTGGTGGTGTTGCTTCAGACGGATCACCACCTTACCCTATCTCAACTCAAGTCCAAA GGTGAGTTTTCCTTTGAGAAGGACACTCTGGTTGAAGGAGGTTGCTTGGGTCCAATGACAAATGGGACAAAATACAAAGAGGTCAGGCAGTACCGCTCCAGCCACCACTTGTTGCGATATTACTTCCTGACAAGAATCCACTCTCCATACATGAAGAGCATTTTGGAGGACTTTCGGCACGGACTGAAACCAGATGTTGTGATCGTCAGCTCTTGTGTCTGGGACCTCACCAG gTATGGCCTGCAGAGTGTTGCTGAATACAAAGAGAACCTCATCAGATTTTTTAGTGAGATCAAAACGATTGCTTGCCACAATTGTCTCATCGTTTGGGTTCTGGCCATGCTGCTTGGAAGCAAGATCAAGGGTGGATTCCTGGCACCTGAAGTAAGGGTCATTATCACATG CTTCATCTACAGTATGAAGCTGGCAGATTTCATTGGCTTGGATGTTGtgtatctgcatttttactTCCGCCAC GCCTCCACCACCACATGCCAGGACGGGATCCACTGGGACGCGGTGACCCACCGAAGGATCAGCAGCCTCCTGCTCAGGCATGTCGCTGATGCATGGGGAGTCGAGCTCTACAGCCGTCCACAGCAAG TATCTCTGCATCACAGAGGAGGATTGGAACGCTGTCAGATTGCACCTCATTGGTTCTTCCAACGACCCCCTCCTCACTCAggtttgaaaactaaaacagagtTGGCCCAGTTTGATTTACATAATGCAAGTTGcatgaaatattatttatatctGCTATGTAGATACATTAAAATTTTCATACAAGTGTTCACCCCAGAACTTCCCCAGAGCTGTTGGAGTCATCGCAAGTGGCAGCACAGCGACACATTGGACAGGTTCCAGCTTCCTCCACCAATCACAG AGTTGTGTTGCACGTGTCAATGTTCCAGCAGCTGCCCAGCATGCATGCTGTCTACACCAGATCCATCACTGCAGCGCTTCTCTTCCACCAGAGGCCGTCCATTTTCCACTCAGTCTCCTCAGCCAG GTCTTCAGACGCTGCCTTGTGTCAGAATGTTGCAGTCACATCAGTACCGGCCTCAGATCAGAGCAGAGCGCTCCCACATGGGCCCCCAGCTCCGTTCCG aTGGACGTTTCCATCCTCATTTTCAGTGTGACACTCGCTTTctgaggaggagatggagaggaATGGTGAGCAGGAGTCACCCTTACCCCCATCATCCTCTGCGGGTGACATCTAGACATGCTTCTTATGGATGGTGA